Proteins encoded within one genomic window of Granulicella pectinivorans:
- a CDS encoding ATP-binding protein: MLSLFGKEIRPSIDQVFTPRRTEVNRAIYVDRVALEKALIRALGGSLHTMIYGESGSGKSWLYKKVLSDIGALVATANCANAVRLKSLTAEIQQVVDEEEPKRLAEHSEEMNTTLKAVVAEGGLKSTRKYTFSESDPFLDCVRILRERAGSNSAVLVIDNLEMIFSSAALMEELASIVILLDDARYAKFSVKLLIVGVPSDAKRYLSKTHASVGNRLSEIPEVSNLSSDQVRTLIKTGFSLLKLELDEETLDMWQKHVFEITMGYAQPVQEYCQQLGYVLEDSNWKIEPEQLKEANIAWLKQGLSQASGLINEWMNKRETKAGRRNQVLYVLSKSKKKTFHVNDVESALRLEFASSTKPDQTLGVGQILSELSKGQNAILKRTQSEASYEFRDARFAMALRASLYKDPHRFKISKLDSPVADIE; this comes from the coding sequence ATGTTAAGTCTATTTGGCAAAGAGATCCGGCCATCGATCGACCAAGTTTTCACACCGAGACGCACGGAAGTGAATCGCGCGATATATGTTGACAGAGTTGCGCTGGAGAAGGCCCTCATTCGGGCGTTGGGCGGCTCACTGCATACGATGATCTATGGCGAGAGTGGGAGCGGGAAATCTTGGCTCTACAAAAAAGTTCTTTCGGACATCGGAGCCCTGGTGGCAACTGCAAATTGTGCGAACGCAGTTCGATTGAAGTCACTCACAGCGGAGATTCAGCAGGTCGTCGATGAAGAAGAGCCGAAGAGACTTGCAGAACATAGTGAAGAAATGAACACAACACTTAAAGCAGTTGTGGCTGAAGGTGGCCTGAAAAGTACCCGTAAATACACGTTTTCGGAGAGCGATCCATTCTTAGACTGCGTGCGTATTCTTCGGGAGCGGGCGGGATCCAATTCAGCAGTCCTAGTGATCGATAACCTGGAAATGATTTTCAGCAGCGCCGCTTTGATGGAGGAATTGGCCTCTATCGTGATTCTTCTCGATGATGCTCGCTACGCAAAATTCAGTGTAAAGTTGCTCATCGTCGGAGTTCCAAGTGATGCGAAGCGCTACCTGTCGAAGACTCATGCAAGTGTCGGAAACCGTCTTTCCGAGATCCCGGAAGTTTCAAATCTTTCATCTGATCAAGTGCGCACACTTATAAAAACTGGCTTCAGCCTGCTCAAGCTTGAGCTAGACGAAGAGACTCTCGACATGTGGCAAAAGCATGTATTTGAAATAACAATGGGCTACGCCCAGCCAGTACAAGAATACTGCCAGCAGCTTGGCTATGTGTTGGAGGATTCCAACTGGAAAATTGAACCAGAGCAACTGAAAGAAGCCAATATCGCCTGGCTCAAGCAAGGTCTCAGTCAAGCGTCAGGACTCATAAATGAATGGATGAACAAACGCGAAACCAAAGCGGGGCGGCGCAATCAGGTTTTATATGTCTTGTCGAAAAGCAAAAAAAAGACCTTCCATGTAAATGATGTCGAAAGTGCACTGCGGCTTGAATTTGCCTCCAGTACAAAACCTGATCAAACTCTTGGGGTAGGCCAAATTCTAAGCGAGTTGAGTAAAGGTCAGAATGCGATTCTAAAGCGCACACAAAGCGAGGCTAGTTACGAATTTCGAGATGCGCGGTTTGCGATGGCTCTGAGAGCTTCCCTTTACAAGGATCCGCATCGGTTTAAGATCAGCAAGCTAGATTCCCCGGTAGCAGACATCGAGTAA